Proteins encoded by one window of Macaca fascicularis isolate 582-1 chromosome 10, T2T-MFA8v1.1:
- the AIFM3 gene encoding apoptosis-inducing factor 3 isoform X10, whose amino-acid sequence MGGCFSKPKPVELKIEVVLPEKERGKEELSASGKGSPRAYQGNGTARHFHTEERLPTPHPYPSPQDCVEAAVCHVKDLENGQMREVELGWGKVLLVKDNGEFHALGHKCPHYGAPLVKGVLSRGRVRCPWHGACFNISTGDLEDFPGLDSLHKFQVKIEKEKVYVRASKQALQLQRRTKVMAKCISPSAGYSSSTNVLIVGAGAAGLVCAETLRQEGFSDRIVLCTLDRHLPYDRPKLSKSLDTQPEQLALRPKEFFRAYGIEVLTEAQVVTVDVRNKKVVFKDGFKLEYSKLLLAPGSSPRTLSCKGKEMENVFTIRTPEDANRVVRLARGRNVVIVGAGFLGMEVAAYLTEKAHSVSVVELEETPFRRFLGERVGRALMKMFENNRVKFYMQTEVSELRGQEGKLKEVVLKSSKVVRADVCVVGIVAATGFLRQSGIGLDSRGFIPVNKMMQTNVPGVFAAGDAVTFPLAWRNNRKVNIPHWQMAHAQGRVAAQNMLAQEAEMNTVPYLWTAMFGKSLRYAGYGEGFDDVIIQGDLEELKFVAFYTKGDEVIAVASMNYDPIVSKVAEVLASGRAIRKREVELFVLHSKTGDMSWLTGKGS is encoded by the exons ATGGGTGGCTGTTTCTCCAAGCCCAAACCAG TGGAGCTCAAGATCGAGGTGGTGCTGCCTGAGAAAGAACGAGGCAAGGAGGAGCTGTCGGCCAGTGGGAAGGGCAGCCCCCGGGCCTACCAGGGCAACGGCACGGCCCGCCACTTCCACACGGAGGAGCGCCTGCCCACCCCTCACCCCTACCCCAGCCCTCAGGATTGTGTGGAGGCTGCTGTCTGCCACGTCAAGGATCTCGAGAATGGCCA GATGCGGGAAGTGGAGCTGGGCTGGGGGAAGGTGTTGCTGGTGAAGGACAATGGGGAGTTCCACGCCCTGGGCCATAAGTGTCCGCACTACGGCGCACCCCTGGTGAAAG GCGTTCTGTCCCGTGGTCGCGTGCGCTGCCCCTGGCACGGCGCCTGCTTCAACATCAGCACTGGGGACCTGGAGGACTTCCCCGGCCTGGATAGTCTGCACAAGTTCCAG GTGAAGATTGAGAAGGAGAAGGTGTACGTCCGGGCCAGCAAGCAG GCCCTACAGCTGCAGCGAAGGACCAAGGTGATGGCCAAGTGtatctccccaagtgctgggtaCAGCAGTAGCACCAATGTGCTCATTGTGGGCGCAG GTGCAGCTGGCCTGGTGTGTGCAGAGACACTGCGGCAGGAGGGCTTCTCCGACCGGATCGTTCTGTGCACGCTAGACCGGCACCTTCCCTATGACCGTCCCAAGCTCAGCAAG TCCCTGGACACACAGCCTGAGCAGCTGGCCCTGAGGCCCAAGGAGTTTTTCCGAGCCTATGGCATCGAGGTGCTCACCGAGGCTCAG GTGGTCACAGTGGATGTGAGAAACAAGAAGGTCGTGTTCAAGGATGGCTTCAAGCTGGAGTACAGCAAGCTGCTGCTGGCGCCAGGGAGCAG CCCCAGGACTCTGAGCTgcaaaggcaaagaaatggaGAACGTGTTCACCATCCGGACGCCAGAGGATGCCAATCGCGTGGTGAGGCTGGCCCGAGGCCGCAATGTGGTCATCGTGGGAGCCGGCTTCCTGG GGATGGAGGTGGCCGCTTACCTGACGGAGAAGGCCCACTCCGTGTCTGTGGTGGAGCTGGAGGAGACGCCCTTCAGGAGGTTCTTGGGGGAGCGCGTGGGTCGTGCCCTCATGAAG ATGTTTGAGAACAACCGGGTGAAGTTCTACATGCAGACTGAGGTGTCAGAGCTGCGGGGCCAGGAGGGAAAG ctGAAGGAGGTTGTGCTGAAGAGCAGCAAGGTCGTGCGGGCTGACGTCTGCGTGGTTGGCATTG TGGCCGCCACAGGCTTCCTGAGGCAGAGCGGCATCGGTCTGGATTCCCGAGGCTTCATCCCTGTCAACAAG ATGATGCAGACCAATGTCCCAGGCGTGTTCGCAGCTGGTGATGCCGTCACCTTCCCCCTTGCCTGGAGGAACAACCGGAAAGTGAATATTCCACATTGGCAGATGGCTCATGCTCAGG GGCGCGTGGCAGCCCAGAACATGTTGGCGCAGGAAGCGGAGATGAACACCGTGCCCTACCTCTGGACCGCCATGTTTGGCAAGAGCCTGCGCTACGCGG GCTACGGAGAAGGCTTCGACGACGTCATCATCCAGGGGGATCTGGAGGAGCTGAAGTTTGTGGCTTTTTACACTAA AGGCGACGAGGTGATCGCCGTGGCCAGCATGAACTACGATCCCATTGTGTCCAAGGTCGCTGAGGTTCTGGCCTCAGGCCGTGCCATCCGGAAGCGGGAGGtgga GCTGTTTGTGCTGCACAGCAA GACTGGCGACATGTCTTGGCTTACAGGGAAAGGATCCTGA
- the AIFM3 gene encoding apoptosis-inducing factor 3 isoform X13 encodes MGDALGLRQLPICAPACRPSSGHSPWVAVSPSPNQWSSRSRWCCLRKNEARRSCRPVGRAAPGPTRATARPATSTRRSACPPLTPTPALRIVWRLLSATSRISRMASVLSRGRVRCPWHGACFNISTGDLEDFPGLDSLHKFQVKIEKEKVYVRASKQALQLQRRTKVMAKCISPSAGYSSSTNVLIVGAGAAGLVCAETLRQEGFSDRIVLCTLDRHLPYDRPKLSKSLDTQPEQLALRPKEFFRAYGIEVLTEAQVVTVDVRNKKVVFKDGFKLEYSKLLLAPGSSPRTLSCKGKEMENVFTIRTPEDANRVVRLARGRNVVIVGAGFLGMEVAAYLTEKAHSVSVVELEETPFRRFLGERVGRALMKMFENNRVKFYMQTEVSELRGQEGKLKEVVLKSSKVVRADVCVVGIGAVAATGFLRQSGIGLDSRGFIPVNKMMQTNVPGVFAAGDAVTFPLAWRNNRKVNIPHWQMAHAQGRVAAQNMLAQEAEMNTVPYLWTAMFGKSLRYAGYGEGFDDVIIQGDLEELKFVAFYTKGDEVIAVASMNYDPIVSKVAEVLASGRAIRKREVELFVLHSKTGDMSWLTGKGS; translated from the exons ATGGGGGACGCCCTAGGCCTCCGACAGCTCCCCATCTGTGCTCCTGCCTGCCGGCCATCTTCAGGCCACTCGCCATGGGTGGCTGTTTCTCCAAGCCCAAACCAG TGGAGCTCAAGATCGAGGTGGTGCTGCCTGAGAAAGAACGAGGCAAGGAGGAGCTGTCGGCCAGTGGGAAGGGCAGCCCCCGGGCCTACCAGGGCAACGGCACGGCCCGCCACTTCCACACGGAGGAGCGCCTGCCCACCCCTCACCCCTACCCCAGCCCTCAGGATTGTGTGGAGGCTGCTGTCTGCCACGTCAAGGATCTCGAGAATGGCCA GCGTTCTGTCCCGTGGTCGCGTGCGCTGCCCCTGGCACGGCGCCTGCTTCAACATCAGCACTGGGGACCTGGAGGACTTCCCCGGCCTGGATAGTCTGCACAAGTTCCAG GTGAAGATTGAGAAGGAGAAGGTGTACGTCCGGGCCAGCAAGCAG GCCCTACAGCTGCAGCGAAGGACCAAGGTGATGGCCAAGTGtatctccccaagtgctgggtaCAGCAGTAGCACCAATGTGCTCATTGTGGGCGCAG GTGCAGCTGGCCTGGTGTGTGCAGAGACACTGCGGCAGGAGGGCTTCTCCGACCGGATCGTTCTGTGCACGCTAGACCGGCACCTTCCCTATGACCGTCCCAAGCTCAGCAAG TCCCTGGACACACAGCCTGAGCAGCTGGCCCTGAGGCCCAAGGAGTTTTTCCGAGCCTATGGCATCGAGGTGCTCACCGAGGCTCAG GTGGTCACAGTGGATGTGAGAAACAAGAAGGTCGTGTTCAAGGATGGCTTCAAGCTGGAGTACAGCAAGCTGCTGCTGGCGCCAGGGAGCAG CCCCAGGACTCTGAGCTgcaaaggcaaagaaatggaGAACGTGTTCACCATCCGGACGCCAGAGGATGCCAATCGCGTGGTGAGGCTGGCCCGAGGCCGCAATGTGGTCATCGTGGGAGCCGGCTTCCTGG GGATGGAGGTGGCCGCTTACCTGACGGAGAAGGCCCACTCCGTGTCTGTGGTGGAGCTGGAGGAGACGCCCTTCAGGAGGTTCTTGGGGGAGCGCGTGGGTCGTGCCCTCATGAAG ATGTTTGAGAACAACCGGGTGAAGTTCTACATGCAGACTGAGGTGTCAGAGCTGCGGGGCCAGGAGGGAAAG ctGAAGGAGGTTGTGCTGAAGAGCAGCAAGGTCGTGCGGGCTGACGTCTGCGTGGTTGGCATTG GTGCAGTGGCCGCCACAGGCTTCCTGAGGCAGAGCGGCATCGGTCTGGATTCCCGAGGCTTCATCCCTGTCAACAAG ATGATGCAGACCAATGTCCCAGGCGTGTTCGCAGCTGGTGATGCCGTCACCTTCCCCCTTGCCTGGAGGAACAACCGGAAAGTGAATATTCCACATTGGCAGATGGCTCATGCTCAGG GGCGCGTGGCAGCCCAGAACATGTTGGCGCAGGAAGCGGAGATGAACACCGTGCCCTACCTCTGGACCGCCATGTTTGGCAAGAGCCTGCGCTACGCGG GCTACGGAGAAGGCTTCGACGACGTCATCATCCAGGGGGATCTGGAGGAGCTGAAGTTTGTGGCTTTTTACACTAA AGGCGACGAGGTGATCGCCGTGGCCAGCATGAACTACGATCCCATTGTGTCCAAGGTCGCTGAGGTTCTGGCCTCAGGCCGTGCCATCCGGAAGCGGGAGGtgga GCTGTTTGTGCTGCACAGCAA GACTGGCGACATGTCTTGGCTTACAGGGAAAGGATCCTGA
- the AIFM3 gene encoding apoptosis-inducing factor 3 isoform X15, whose protein sequence is MGDALGLRQLPICAPACRPSSGHSPWVAVSPSPNQWSSRSRWCCLRKNEARRSCRPVGRAAPGPTRATARPATSTRRSACPPLTPTPALRIVWRLLSATSRISRMASVLSRGRVRCPWHGACFNISTGDLEDFPGLDSLHKFQVKIEKEKVYVRASKQALQLQRRTKVMAKCISPSAGYSSSTNVLIVGAGAAGLVCAETLRQEGFSDRIVLCTLDRHLPYDRPKLSKSLDTQPEQLALRPKEFFRAYGIEVLTEAQVVTVDVRNKKVVFKDGFKLEYSKLLLAPGSSPRTLSCKGKEMENVFTIRTPEDANRVVRLARGRNVVIVGAGFLGMEVAAYLTEKAHSVSVVELEETPFRRFLGERVGRALMKMFENNRVKFYMQTEVSELRGQEGKLKEVVLKSSKVVRADVCVVGIGAVAATGFLRQSGIGLDSRGFIPVNKMMQTNVPGVFAAGDAVTFPLAWRNNRKVNIPHWQMAHAQGRVAAQNMLAQEAEMNTVPYLWTAMFGKSLRYAGYGEGFDDVIIQGDLEELKFVAFYTKGDEVIAVASMNYDPIVSKVAEVLASGRAIRKREVETGDMSWLTGKGS, encoded by the exons ATGGGGGACGCCCTAGGCCTCCGACAGCTCCCCATCTGTGCTCCTGCCTGCCGGCCATCTTCAGGCCACTCGCCATGGGTGGCTGTTTCTCCAAGCCCAAACCAG TGGAGCTCAAGATCGAGGTGGTGCTGCCTGAGAAAGAACGAGGCAAGGAGGAGCTGTCGGCCAGTGGGAAGGGCAGCCCCCGGGCCTACCAGGGCAACGGCACGGCCCGCCACTTCCACACGGAGGAGCGCCTGCCCACCCCTCACCCCTACCCCAGCCCTCAGGATTGTGTGGAGGCTGCTGTCTGCCACGTCAAGGATCTCGAGAATGGCCA GCGTTCTGTCCCGTGGTCGCGTGCGCTGCCCCTGGCACGGCGCCTGCTTCAACATCAGCACTGGGGACCTGGAGGACTTCCCCGGCCTGGATAGTCTGCACAAGTTCCAG GTGAAGATTGAGAAGGAGAAGGTGTACGTCCGGGCCAGCAAGCAG GCCCTACAGCTGCAGCGAAGGACCAAGGTGATGGCCAAGTGtatctccccaagtgctgggtaCAGCAGTAGCACCAATGTGCTCATTGTGGGCGCAG GTGCAGCTGGCCTGGTGTGTGCAGAGACACTGCGGCAGGAGGGCTTCTCCGACCGGATCGTTCTGTGCACGCTAGACCGGCACCTTCCCTATGACCGTCCCAAGCTCAGCAAG TCCCTGGACACACAGCCTGAGCAGCTGGCCCTGAGGCCCAAGGAGTTTTTCCGAGCCTATGGCATCGAGGTGCTCACCGAGGCTCAG GTGGTCACAGTGGATGTGAGAAACAAGAAGGTCGTGTTCAAGGATGGCTTCAAGCTGGAGTACAGCAAGCTGCTGCTGGCGCCAGGGAGCAG CCCCAGGACTCTGAGCTgcaaaggcaaagaaatggaGAACGTGTTCACCATCCGGACGCCAGAGGATGCCAATCGCGTGGTGAGGCTGGCCCGAGGCCGCAATGTGGTCATCGTGGGAGCCGGCTTCCTGG GGATGGAGGTGGCCGCTTACCTGACGGAGAAGGCCCACTCCGTGTCTGTGGTGGAGCTGGAGGAGACGCCCTTCAGGAGGTTCTTGGGGGAGCGCGTGGGTCGTGCCCTCATGAAG ATGTTTGAGAACAACCGGGTGAAGTTCTACATGCAGACTGAGGTGTCAGAGCTGCGGGGCCAGGAGGGAAAG ctGAAGGAGGTTGTGCTGAAGAGCAGCAAGGTCGTGCGGGCTGACGTCTGCGTGGTTGGCATTG GTGCAGTGGCCGCCACAGGCTTCCTGAGGCAGAGCGGCATCGGTCTGGATTCCCGAGGCTTCATCCCTGTCAACAAG ATGATGCAGACCAATGTCCCAGGCGTGTTCGCAGCTGGTGATGCCGTCACCTTCCCCCTTGCCTGGAGGAACAACCGGAAAGTGAATATTCCACATTGGCAGATGGCTCATGCTCAGG GGCGCGTGGCAGCCCAGAACATGTTGGCGCAGGAAGCGGAGATGAACACCGTGCCCTACCTCTGGACCGCCATGTTTGGCAAGAGCCTGCGCTACGCGG GCTACGGAGAAGGCTTCGACGACGTCATCATCCAGGGGGATCTGGAGGAGCTGAAGTTTGTGGCTTTTTACACTAA AGGCGACGAGGTGATCGCCGTGGCCAGCATGAACTACGATCCCATTGTGTCCAAGGTCGCTGAGGTTCTGGCCTCAGGCCGTGCCATCCGGAAGCGGGAGGtgga GACTGGCGACATGTCTTGGCTTACAGGGAAAGGATCCTGA
- the AIFM3 gene encoding apoptosis-inducing factor 3 isoform X9: protein MGGCFSKPKPVELKIEVVLPEKERGKEELSASGKGSPRAYQGNGTARHFHTEERLPTPHPYPSPQDCVEAAVCHVKDLENGQMREVELGWGKVLLVKDNGEFHALGHKCPHYGAPLVKGVLSRGRVRCPWHGACFNISTGDLEDFPGLDSLHKFQVKIEKEKVYVRASKQALQLQRRTKVMAKCISPSAGYSSSTNVLIVGAGAAGLVCAETLRQEGFSDRIVLCTLDRHLPYDRPKLSKSLDTQPEQLALRPKEFFRAYGIEVLTEAQVVTVDVRNKKVVFKDGFKLEYSKLLLAPGSSPRTLSCKGKEMENVFTIRTPEDANRVVRLARGRNVVIVGAGFLGMEVAAYLTEKAHSVSVVELEETPFRRFLGERVGRALMKMFENNRVKFYMQTEVSELRGQEGKLKEVVLKSSKVVRADVCVVGIGAVAATGFLRQSGIGLDSRGFIPVNKMMQTNVPGVFAAGDAVTFPLAWRNNRKVNIPHWQMAHAQGRVAAQNMLAQEAEMNTVPYLWTAMFGKSLRYAGYGEGFDDVIIQGDLEELKFVAFYTKGDEVIAVASMNYDPIVSKVAEVLASGRAIRKREVELFVLHSKTGDMSWLTGKGS from the exons ATGGGTGGCTGTTTCTCCAAGCCCAAACCAG TGGAGCTCAAGATCGAGGTGGTGCTGCCTGAGAAAGAACGAGGCAAGGAGGAGCTGTCGGCCAGTGGGAAGGGCAGCCCCCGGGCCTACCAGGGCAACGGCACGGCCCGCCACTTCCACACGGAGGAGCGCCTGCCCACCCCTCACCCCTACCCCAGCCCTCAGGATTGTGTGGAGGCTGCTGTCTGCCACGTCAAGGATCTCGAGAATGGCCA GATGCGGGAAGTGGAGCTGGGCTGGGGGAAGGTGTTGCTGGTGAAGGACAATGGGGAGTTCCACGCCCTGGGCCATAAGTGTCCGCACTACGGCGCACCCCTGGTGAAAG GCGTTCTGTCCCGTGGTCGCGTGCGCTGCCCCTGGCACGGCGCCTGCTTCAACATCAGCACTGGGGACCTGGAGGACTTCCCCGGCCTGGATAGTCTGCACAAGTTCCAG GTGAAGATTGAGAAGGAGAAGGTGTACGTCCGGGCCAGCAAGCAG GCCCTACAGCTGCAGCGAAGGACCAAGGTGATGGCCAAGTGtatctccccaagtgctgggtaCAGCAGTAGCACCAATGTGCTCATTGTGGGCGCAG GTGCAGCTGGCCTGGTGTGTGCAGAGACACTGCGGCAGGAGGGCTTCTCCGACCGGATCGTTCTGTGCACGCTAGACCGGCACCTTCCCTATGACCGTCCCAAGCTCAGCAAG TCCCTGGACACACAGCCTGAGCAGCTGGCCCTGAGGCCCAAGGAGTTTTTCCGAGCCTATGGCATCGAGGTGCTCACCGAGGCTCAG GTGGTCACAGTGGATGTGAGAAACAAGAAGGTCGTGTTCAAGGATGGCTTCAAGCTGGAGTACAGCAAGCTGCTGCTGGCGCCAGGGAGCAG CCCCAGGACTCTGAGCTgcaaaggcaaagaaatggaGAACGTGTTCACCATCCGGACGCCAGAGGATGCCAATCGCGTGGTGAGGCTGGCCCGAGGCCGCAATGTGGTCATCGTGGGAGCCGGCTTCCTGG GGATGGAGGTGGCCGCTTACCTGACGGAGAAGGCCCACTCCGTGTCTGTGGTGGAGCTGGAGGAGACGCCCTTCAGGAGGTTCTTGGGGGAGCGCGTGGGTCGTGCCCTCATGAAG ATGTTTGAGAACAACCGGGTGAAGTTCTACATGCAGACTGAGGTGTCAGAGCTGCGGGGCCAGGAGGGAAAG ctGAAGGAGGTTGTGCTGAAGAGCAGCAAGGTCGTGCGGGCTGACGTCTGCGTGGTTGGCATTG GTGCAGTGGCCGCCACAGGCTTCCTGAGGCAGAGCGGCATCGGTCTGGATTCCCGAGGCTTCATCCCTGTCAACAAG ATGATGCAGACCAATGTCCCAGGCGTGTTCGCAGCTGGTGATGCCGTCACCTTCCCCCTTGCCTGGAGGAACAACCGGAAAGTGAATATTCCACATTGGCAGATGGCTCATGCTCAGG GGCGCGTGGCAGCCCAGAACATGTTGGCGCAGGAAGCGGAGATGAACACCGTGCCCTACCTCTGGACCGCCATGTTTGGCAAGAGCCTGCGCTACGCGG GCTACGGAGAAGGCTTCGACGACGTCATCATCCAGGGGGATCTGGAGGAGCTGAAGTTTGTGGCTTTTTACACTAA AGGCGACGAGGTGATCGCCGTGGCCAGCATGAACTACGATCCCATTGTGTCCAAGGTCGCTGAGGTTCTGGCCTCAGGCCGTGCCATCCGGAAGCGGGAGGtgga GCTGTTTGTGCTGCACAGCAA GACTGGCGACATGTCTTGGCTTACAGGGAAAGGATCCTGA
- the AIFM3 gene encoding apoptosis-inducing factor 3 isoform X11 encodes MGGCFSKPKPVELKIEVVLPEKERGKEELSASGKGSPRAYQGNGTARHFHTEERLPTPHPYPSPQDCVEAAVCHVKDLENGQMREVELGWGKVLLVKDNGEFHALGHKCPHYGAPLVKGVLSRGRVRCPWHGACFNISTGDLEDFPGLDSLHKFQVKIEKEKVYVRASKQALQLQRRTKVMAKCISPSAGYSSSTNVLIVGAGAAGLVCAETLRQEGFSDRIVLCTLDRHLPYDRPKLSKSLDTQPEQLALRPKEFFRAYGIEVLTEAQVVTVDVRNKKVVFKDGFKLEYSKLLLAPGSSPRTLSCKGKEMENVFTIRTPEDANRVVRLARGRNVVIVGAGFLGMEVAAYLTEKAHSVSVVELEETPFRRFLGERVGRALMKMFENNRVKFYMQTEVSELRGQEGKLKEVVLKSSKVVRADVCVVGIGAVAATGFLRQSGIGLDSRGFIPVNKMMQTNVPGVFAAGDAVTFPLAWRNNRKVNIPHWQMAHAQGRVAAQNMLAQEAEMNTVPYLWTAMFGKSLRYAGYGEGFDDVIIQGDLEELKFVAFYTKGDEVIAVASMNYDPIVSKVAEVLASGRAIRKREVETGDMSWLTGKGS; translated from the exons ATGGGTGGCTGTTTCTCCAAGCCCAAACCAG TGGAGCTCAAGATCGAGGTGGTGCTGCCTGAGAAAGAACGAGGCAAGGAGGAGCTGTCGGCCAGTGGGAAGGGCAGCCCCCGGGCCTACCAGGGCAACGGCACGGCCCGCCACTTCCACACGGAGGAGCGCCTGCCCACCCCTCACCCCTACCCCAGCCCTCAGGATTGTGTGGAGGCTGCTGTCTGCCACGTCAAGGATCTCGAGAATGGCCA GATGCGGGAAGTGGAGCTGGGCTGGGGGAAGGTGTTGCTGGTGAAGGACAATGGGGAGTTCCACGCCCTGGGCCATAAGTGTCCGCACTACGGCGCACCCCTGGTGAAAG GCGTTCTGTCCCGTGGTCGCGTGCGCTGCCCCTGGCACGGCGCCTGCTTCAACATCAGCACTGGGGACCTGGAGGACTTCCCCGGCCTGGATAGTCTGCACAAGTTCCAG GTGAAGATTGAGAAGGAGAAGGTGTACGTCCGGGCCAGCAAGCAG GCCCTACAGCTGCAGCGAAGGACCAAGGTGATGGCCAAGTGtatctccccaagtgctgggtaCAGCAGTAGCACCAATGTGCTCATTGTGGGCGCAG GTGCAGCTGGCCTGGTGTGTGCAGAGACACTGCGGCAGGAGGGCTTCTCCGACCGGATCGTTCTGTGCACGCTAGACCGGCACCTTCCCTATGACCGTCCCAAGCTCAGCAAG TCCCTGGACACACAGCCTGAGCAGCTGGCCCTGAGGCCCAAGGAGTTTTTCCGAGCCTATGGCATCGAGGTGCTCACCGAGGCTCAG GTGGTCACAGTGGATGTGAGAAACAAGAAGGTCGTGTTCAAGGATGGCTTCAAGCTGGAGTACAGCAAGCTGCTGCTGGCGCCAGGGAGCAG CCCCAGGACTCTGAGCTgcaaaggcaaagaaatggaGAACGTGTTCACCATCCGGACGCCAGAGGATGCCAATCGCGTGGTGAGGCTGGCCCGAGGCCGCAATGTGGTCATCGTGGGAGCCGGCTTCCTGG GGATGGAGGTGGCCGCTTACCTGACGGAGAAGGCCCACTCCGTGTCTGTGGTGGAGCTGGAGGAGACGCCCTTCAGGAGGTTCTTGGGGGAGCGCGTGGGTCGTGCCCTCATGAAG ATGTTTGAGAACAACCGGGTGAAGTTCTACATGCAGACTGAGGTGTCAGAGCTGCGGGGCCAGGAGGGAAAG ctGAAGGAGGTTGTGCTGAAGAGCAGCAAGGTCGTGCGGGCTGACGTCTGCGTGGTTGGCATTG GTGCAGTGGCCGCCACAGGCTTCCTGAGGCAGAGCGGCATCGGTCTGGATTCCCGAGGCTTCATCCCTGTCAACAAG ATGATGCAGACCAATGTCCCAGGCGTGTTCGCAGCTGGTGATGCCGTCACCTTCCCCCTTGCCTGGAGGAACAACCGGAAAGTGAATATTCCACATTGGCAGATGGCTCATGCTCAGG GGCGCGTGGCAGCCCAGAACATGTTGGCGCAGGAAGCGGAGATGAACACCGTGCCCTACCTCTGGACCGCCATGTTTGGCAAGAGCCTGCGCTACGCGG GCTACGGAGAAGGCTTCGACGACGTCATCATCCAGGGGGATCTGGAGGAGCTGAAGTTTGTGGCTTTTTACACTAA AGGCGACGAGGTGATCGCCGTGGCCAGCATGAACTACGATCCCATTGTGTCCAAGGTCGCTGAGGTTCTGGCCTCAGGCCGTGCCATCCGGAAGCGGGAGGtgga GACTGGCGACATGTCTTGGCTTACAGGGAAAGGATCCTGA
- the AIFM3 gene encoding apoptosis-inducing factor 3 isoform X17, translating to MGGCFSKPKPGVLSRGRVRCPWHGACFNISTGDLEDFPGLDSLHKFQVKIEKEKVYVRASKQALQLQRRTKVMAKCISPSAGYSSSTNVLIVGAGAAGLVCAETLRQEGFSDRIVLCTLDRHLPYDRPKLSKSLDTQPEQLALRPKEFFRAYGIEVLTEAQVVTVDVRNKKVVFKDGFKLEYSKLLLAPGSSPRTLSCKGKEMENVFTIRTPEDANRVVRLARGRNVVIVGAGFLGMEVAAYLTEKAHSVSVVELEETPFRRFLGERVGRALMKMFENNRVKFYMQTEVSELRGQEGKLKEVVLKSSKVVRADVCVVGIGAVAATGFLRQSGIGLDSRGFIPVNKMMQTNVPGVFAAGDAVTFPLAWRNNRKVNIPHWQMAHAQGRVAAQNMLAQEAEMNTVPYLWTAMFGKSLRYAGYGEGFDDVIIQGDLEELKFVAFYTKGDEVIAVASMNYDPIVSKVAEVLASGRAIRKREVELFVLHSKTGDMSWLTGKGS from the exons ATGGGTGGCTGTTTCTCCAAGCCCAAACCAG GCGTTCTGTCCCGTGGTCGCGTGCGCTGCCCCTGGCACGGCGCCTGCTTCAACATCAGCACTGGGGACCTGGAGGACTTCCCCGGCCTGGATAGTCTGCACAAGTTCCAG GTGAAGATTGAGAAGGAGAAGGTGTACGTCCGGGCCAGCAAGCAG GCCCTACAGCTGCAGCGAAGGACCAAGGTGATGGCCAAGTGtatctccccaagtgctgggtaCAGCAGTAGCACCAATGTGCTCATTGTGGGCGCAG GTGCAGCTGGCCTGGTGTGTGCAGAGACACTGCGGCAGGAGGGCTTCTCCGACCGGATCGTTCTGTGCACGCTAGACCGGCACCTTCCCTATGACCGTCCCAAGCTCAGCAAG TCCCTGGACACACAGCCTGAGCAGCTGGCCCTGAGGCCCAAGGAGTTTTTCCGAGCCTATGGCATCGAGGTGCTCACCGAGGCTCAG GTGGTCACAGTGGATGTGAGAAACAAGAAGGTCGTGTTCAAGGATGGCTTCAAGCTGGAGTACAGCAAGCTGCTGCTGGCGCCAGGGAGCAG CCCCAGGACTCTGAGCTgcaaaggcaaagaaatggaGAACGTGTTCACCATCCGGACGCCAGAGGATGCCAATCGCGTGGTGAGGCTGGCCCGAGGCCGCAATGTGGTCATCGTGGGAGCCGGCTTCCTGG GGATGGAGGTGGCCGCTTACCTGACGGAGAAGGCCCACTCCGTGTCTGTGGTGGAGCTGGAGGAGACGCCCTTCAGGAGGTTCTTGGGGGAGCGCGTGGGTCGTGCCCTCATGAAG ATGTTTGAGAACAACCGGGTGAAGTTCTACATGCAGACTGAGGTGTCAGAGCTGCGGGGCCAGGAGGGAAAG ctGAAGGAGGTTGTGCTGAAGAGCAGCAAGGTCGTGCGGGCTGACGTCTGCGTGGTTGGCATTG GTGCAGTGGCCGCCACAGGCTTCCTGAGGCAGAGCGGCATCGGTCTGGATTCCCGAGGCTTCATCCCTGTCAACAAG ATGATGCAGACCAATGTCCCAGGCGTGTTCGCAGCTGGTGATGCCGTCACCTTCCCCCTTGCCTGGAGGAACAACCGGAAAGTGAATATTCCACATTGGCAGATGGCTCATGCTCAGG GGCGCGTGGCAGCCCAGAACATGTTGGCGCAGGAAGCGGAGATGAACACCGTGCCCTACCTCTGGACCGCCATGTTTGGCAAGAGCCTGCGCTACGCGG GCTACGGAGAAGGCTTCGACGACGTCATCATCCAGGGGGATCTGGAGGAGCTGAAGTTTGTGGCTTTTTACACTAA AGGCGACGAGGTGATCGCCGTGGCCAGCATGAACTACGATCCCATTGTGTCCAAGGTCGCTGAGGTTCTGGCCTCAGGCCGTGCCATCCGGAAGCGGGAGGtgga GCTGTTTGTGCTGCACAGCAA GACTGGCGACATGTCTTGGCTTACAGGGAAAGGATCCTGA